A genome region from Methanococcoides burtonii DSM 6242 includes the following:
- a CDS encoding chorismate mutase, whose product MTAIEEVRNRIEQIDYEIIKLIEERIDCATDVLAVKKKEHMSINDGTQNHVVLDRATNSATERSLDSGAVKEIFEILIRMSIERQHELSGEGNLP is encoded by the coding sequence ATGACCGCAATAGAAGAAGTCCGCAATAGGATCGAACAGATCGACTATGAGATTATAAAACTTATCGAAGAACGTATCGATTGTGCGACTGATGTTCTTGCTGTTAAAAAGAAAGAGCATATGTCCATCAATGATGGTACGCAGAACCATGTGGTACTCGACAGAGCCACAAATTCAGCAACCGAAAGGAGCCTTGATTCAGGGGCTGTTAAAGAAATATTCGAGATCCTGATTAGAATGAGCATTGAGCGTCAACATGAACTTAGCGGGGAAGGAAATCTTCCCTGA
- the purE gene encoding 5-(carboxyamino)imidazole ribonucleotide mutase, whose amino-acid sequence MVDISILMGSESDHAIATRVTSVLEDTDYSFEVKVISAHRDPKKLDEYIAKSDANVFIAIAGLSAALPGVIASKTIKPVIGVPVSAKLGGLDALLSIVQMPPGVPVASVGIDNGANAAKLAIRILDLLN is encoded by the coding sequence ATGGTAGATATTTCAATATTAATGGGGTCTGAATCAGATCATGCAATAGCAACCCGAGTTACGAGTGTCCTTGAGGATACCGACTACTCCTTTGAAGTGAAAGTTATCTCAGCACACCGTGATCCTAAAAAACTTGATGAATACATTGCTAAGAGCGATGCAAATGTCTTCATTGCGATCGCAGGCCTTTCTGCAGCACTTCCTGGAGTCATTGCCTCAAAGACCATAAAACCTGTTATTGGTGTACCGGTTAGTGCAAAACTCGGTGGACTTGATGCACTCTTATCCATAGTTCAGATGCCACCAGGAGTTCCTGTCGCAAGTGTTGGTATAGATAATGGTGCTAATGCCGCAAAACTAGCCATAAGGATACTTGATCTTC